Proteins encoded within one genomic window of Schaalia sp. HMT-172:
- a CDS encoding PHP domain-containing protein, with product MDITNDPAATPAQRIEALRALAADEHFPTWVPESNNHIHTCFSFSPYTPTHAALLARRAGLRVVGSVDHDSIGAAAEMSEATRILGMGSVTGFEIRARFGEGTPLAQRKLNNPDSVGVAYMTVQGVPAPARETVAKWLAPRRAARLERTLAMAERANAILTDLGLEPFDPQADMVDISQYANGGGITERHLLAAMASALIRGFGRGPALVQGLDSMGVEIPASLAHVLSDADNPHLMYDLLGVLKANYLDRIYIQPTDELPSAAEVVAFADSVGAIATYAYLGDVSASPTGDKKAEKFEDDFLDELFEYMESIGLRAVTYMPPRNTPEQLARIHALAAAHGMLEISGVDINQPRQRFTCEELRRPEFADLNEATWALVAHEALSSLDPDLHLLGRTGRLSPEALAQRIAQYAPLGRAIADGEDAADVAARATSIN from the coding sequence ATGGACATCACCAACGACCCGGCTGCAACCCCGGCCCAGCGCATCGAGGCGCTGCGCGCGCTAGCCGCCGACGAGCACTTCCCGACCTGGGTGCCCGAGTCGAACAACCACATCCACACCTGCTTCTCCTTCAGCCCCTATACGCCCACGCACGCCGCCCTGCTGGCGCGCCGGGCCGGCCTGCGCGTCGTCGGCTCGGTCGACCACGACTCGATCGGCGCCGCCGCTGAGATGAGCGAGGCGACCCGCATCCTGGGCATGGGTTCCGTCACCGGCTTCGAGATCCGCGCCCGCTTCGGCGAGGGCACGCCTCTGGCGCAGCGCAAGCTCAACAACCCCGACTCCGTGGGCGTGGCCTACATGACCGTCCAGGGCGTGCCCGCCCCGGCACGCGAGACGGTCGCGAAGTGGCTTGCCCCGAGGCGCGCCGCCCGCCTGGAGCGCACCCTCGCGATGGCCGAGCGCGCCAACGCGATCCTCACCGACCTCGGCCTGGAGCCCTTCGATCCTCAGGCCGATATGGTCGACATCTCCCAGTACGCCAACGGCGGCGGGATCACCGAGCGGCACCTGCTGGCCGCCATGGCCTCGGCCCTGATCCGCGGTTTCGGCCGTGGTCCCGCCCTGGTCCAGGGCCTGGACTCGATGGGCGTCGAGATTCCCGCCTCCCTCGCGCACGTCCTGTCCGACGCCGACAACCCGCACCTCATGTACGACCTGCTGGGCGTCCTCAAAGCCAACTACCTGGATCGCATCTACATCCAGCCCACCGACGAGCTGCCGAGCGCCGCCGAGGTCGTCGCCTTCGCCGACTCGGTCGGCGCGATCGCCACCTACGCCTACCTGGGCGACGTGTCCGCCTCGCCGACCGGTGACAAGAAGGCCGAAAAGTTCGAGGACGACTTCCTCGACGAGCTCTTCGAGTACATGGAGTCCATCGGCCTGCGCGCCGTGACCTACATGCCCCCGCGCAACACCCCCGAGCAGCTGGCGCGCATCCACGCGCTCGCGGCCGCCCACGGCATGCTCGAGATCTCGGGTGTCGATATCAACCAGCCCCGCCAGCGCTTCACGTGCGAGGAGCTGCGCCGCCCCGAATTCGCGGACCTCAACGAGGCCACGTGGGCCCTCGTCGCGCACGAGGCCCTGTCTTCCCTGGACCCCGACCTGCACCTGCTGGGCCGCACCGGCCGCCTGAGCCCCGAGGCGCTCGCCCAGCGCATCGCGCAGTATGCGCCCCTGGGGCGCGCGATCGCGGACGGCGAGGACGCCGCCGACGTCGCCGCCCGAGCAACATCCATCAACTGA
- a CDS encoding SDR family NAD(P)-dependent oxidoreductase: MSNAPEVRGLFLKALGRPVIVAPSTAEPTVTFDGPLTEVCPCSLKETELPVVVRAGEETYEVRPTRTGERTINGRVALVTGGAQGFGAEIARGLVEAGCFVYVADLNGEGAAAKAAELGGEGVAHPITVNVADEDSVAAMAAEIERVTGGLDLVVSNAGIVRAGSVLEQDASAFRLSTDINYVAFFLVTKHLGQLLARQHSTAPEWLTDIIQINSKSGLVGSNKNAAYAGSKFGGIGLVQSFALEMVAHGVKVNAICPGNFYDGPLWSDPDRGLFVQYLNSGKVPGAKTVADVKEFYEAKVPMRRGAQGIDVLRAIFYIVEQEYETGQAVPVTGGQVMLS, encoded by the coding sequence ATGAGTAACGCTCCCGAGGTACGCGGGCTTTTCCTCAAGGCCCTGGGTCGCCCGGTCATCGTGGCGCCCTCCACCGCCGAGCCCACCGTCACCTTCGACGGCCCCCTCACCGAGGTGTGCCCCTGCTCCCTGAAGGAGACGGAGCTTCCCGTCGTCGTGCGGGCGGGGGAGGAGACCTACGAGGTGCGCCCCACGCGCACCGGCGAGCGCACCATCAACGGCCGCGTCGCCCTGGTCACGGGCGGCGCGCAGGGATTCGGCGCGGAGATCGCCCGAGGCCTCGTCGAGGCCGGCTGCTTCGTGTACGTCGCCGACCTCAACGGTGAGGGCGCCGCAGCCAAGGCCGCCGAGCTCGGCGGCGAAGGCGTCGCCCACCCGATCACCGTCAACGTCGCCGACGAGGACTCCGTGGCCGCGATGGCCGCCGAGATCGAGCGCGTCACCGGCGGCCTCGACCTGGTCGTCTCCAACGCGGGCATCGTGCGCGCCGGCTCCGTCCTCGAGCAGGACGCCTCGGCATTCCGCCTGTCCACGGACATCAACTACGTGGCTTTCTTCCTGGTCACTAAGCACCTGGGACAGCTCCTGGCCCGCCAGCACTCCACCGCCCCCGAGTGGCTCACCGACATCATCCAGATCAACTCCAAGTCCGGCCTGGTTGGCTCGAACAAGAACGCCGCATACGCGGGCTCGAAGTTCGGCGGCATCGGCCTGGTCCAGTCCTTCGCCCTCGAGATGGTCGCCCACGGCGTCAAGGTCAACGCGATCTGCCCCGGCAACTTCTACGACGGCCCCCTCTGGTCCGACCCGGACCGCGGCCTCTTCGTCCAGTACCTGAACTCCGGGAAGGTTCCCGGCGCCAAGACCGTCGCCGACGTCAAGGAGTTCTACGAGGCCAAGGTGCCCATGCGGCGCGGCGCCCAGGGCATCGACGTCCTGCGCGCGATCTTCTACATCGTCGAGCAAGAGTACGAAACCGGTCAGGCCGTGCCCGTCACGGGTGGCCAGGTCATGCTCTCCTGA